CCCCGCCACCGCCACCGCCCTCCTCGACGACGACGACACCTTTCATCCCCAGCGAGAGGTGGGGCTCGCAGTAGTACTTGTAGACCCCCAGCGTCTCGAACGTGTGTTCGAGCGTGAAGCCGGTGTTTTCGATCGGGGAGTGGCCCTCCCAGCCCGCGCCCTCGGGCTGGTCTTCGATCAGGACGTTGTGGGTGTTCGACGTCCAGTTGAACGTCACCGTCGTCCCCGGACTCACCCGCACTGCGGGCGGGGCGAAGGCGAACGTCCCGCCGTTGCCCTGCGCGCCGACCTCAACCTCGACCGCGTCCTGGCCGGTCGCGTCGACGGTCGTCCCGTCGTAGTTGTCGACGTCCGAGAGCCATCCGTCGTAGTCGTCTGTCTGTGCCGCTGCGGGACCCGCGGCGGCCCCCGCTCCGAGCGCGACACCCGCAGCGACACCACCCCGGAGCAGGTCACGGCGCGTCTGCCCCTGCATCAGCCGACCCTCCACTCCCGGTGGACGGTCGACGCACTGTCAGAAGTCCGTACCATAGAGTGCCGTTGAGCACACCAACGTCTAAAACGTTCGTATCCATCTCGGTTGTTTGGAAACGGGAAGTGACACGAGTCGAGGTCGCCGACAGAGCAGTGGACAGGGTTAAGTATCCCTCGTGTTTGTGTGTCTGAAGTTCGGTGCTTCAGCGAGGCGGTAATCAGAGTGCGATTTATTAGTTCGCATCCGGAATCAGTGGGTATGAATCTGCCTACGGACTGGGACCTCCGCACGGCCGTCGTGCTTGCACTGCTCGCACTCCTGCCGGTCGCTACGTTCCTTCTATTGCGCAACGTGGCAATCGTCGCGCTGTCGCTCGTGAGCGTCCTCATCATCGGCATCGCGCTGTTTCTGATGTTCTCACCCTCCGAAGCCGAGGTCAGGCCGTCGCAGGGGTGACGATGGCCCGCTCGATCCGTCGGATCACGAGCGCCCGCACGCCGTCGCCGCGAGGGGACGGAACCGCAGCCACGCTCGGTGTCGTCTCCCCCACGGAGCCGTCGTCTCCTCCGGTCGGCTGACCCGTCATGACCGACCACTGCACGCTCTGTGACCTGCCGACGCCCGACCCGCCCGTCACCGCCGACGGCGTCGACGGCCGCTTCTGCTGTCAGGGCTGTCTCGTCGTCGCCCGGACGCTCGACGACCCCGCGGCGGCCGACGTCGACCCCGAGGAGGCGCGGACGGCGCTCGCGCCCGACGCCCCTGACAGTGACGAGGATCGGGGCGAAGACGCGCCCGACGACGGCGTCGACTCGTACCTCGCCGTCGACGGGATGCACTGTGCCACCTGCGAGGCGTTCGTCGAGTCTCGTCTCGACAACGAGCCCGGAGTGTACGGGGCCGACGCGAGCTACGCGTCGGGGCTGGTGAAGATCAGCCACCGCCCCGACCGACCGCCGACCGAGATCGCCGAGCTGATCGACGGACTCGGCTACCGCGCTCACGAGGTGAGCGCCGAAACGGAGCCCGACGACGACGACGGCGACGTGGGTCGGCTGCTCGTCGGCGGCTTCTTCGGGATGATGACGATGCTGTGGTACGTCCTCTTTCTCTACCCGACCTACCTCGGCGTCGACGCCTCGCTCCTGTTGTTCGACGTCTCCTCCCCTGCGGGGACGTATCTCGTCGCCAACGTCTGGGTGATGGCGACGATCGTCCTCGTCTACACCGGCTTTCCCATCCTCCGCGGGGCGTACGTCAGCCTCCGGGCCGGGCAGCCGAACATGGATCTCCTCGTCGCCACCGCGGCCACGACCGCCTACGTCTACTCGACCGTCCTCGGGCTGCTGGGTCGCACCCACCTCTACTTCGACATCACGGTCGTCGTCGTCCTCGCGGTGTCGATCGGCGGCTACTACGAGAGCCGACTGCGCGAGGCGGCCGCCGACAGCCTCCGGGACCTCTCGGAGCGGCGCGTCTCCGAGGCGCGGATCCGGAGCGCCGACGGGACCGAGACGGTCCCCGTAGACGCCATCGGCGAGGGCGACGAGGTGGTCGTGCGGGCGGGCGAGTCGGTCCCGGTCGACGGGACGGTAGTCGAGGGGACGGGCGCGGTCGACGAGTCGCTCGTCACGGGCGAGTCACGCCCCGTCCGCCGCGAGCCCGGCGACGCGGTCGTCGGTGGCTCCCGACTCAGGGACGGCGGCGTCGTCGTCGCCGCGGACGCCGAGGCCACCCGCACGCTCGACCGGCTCGTCGACCTCCAGTGGGAGCTCCGCACCCGGTCGGGCGCACAACGGCTCGCCGACCGGATCGCACGCGTGTTCGTCCCGCTGATCTTCGCGCTCGCGGCCGTTGCCGGCGGCGCCCACCTCCTCGTCGGGGCGACCCCCACGGCCGCGCTCCTCACGGCGCTGACCGTCCTCGTCGTCTCCTGCCCCTGCGCGCTCGGGCTGGCGACGCCGATGGCCGTCGCCGGCGGCGTCCGCGAGGCGCTCTCACACGGGATCGTCGTCCGCTCGGGCGAACTGTTCGAGCGCGCGACCGACGCCGACGTCGTCGCCTTCGACAAGACGGGGACGCTGACGACGGGACGAATGGCCGTCCGGACGGTCGAGGGGGCCGACGAGACGCTCGCCGTCGCGGCGGCGCTCGAACGCTTTGCCGACCACCCCGTCGCCGACGCGGTCGTGGCGCGGGCTGCGGCCGACGGCGTGGCCGTCCCGACCGACACGGACGACACGGGCGACGCAGGCGCCCCGACCGCTGCGCCCGCGACCGACGGTGGCCTCGCGGTCACCGACGTCGAGACGCACCCCGGCCAGGGCGTCTCGGGCACCGTCGGCGGCCGACGGGCGCTCGTCGGGAGTGCCGACCTGTTCACCGACCGGGACTGGACCGTTCCCGACCGACTCCGCGCGCGGGCGACCGAGGCGCGGGACGCGGGCGTGGTTCCGGCACTCGTCGGCTGGGACGGCGCGGCGCGTGGCGTCGTCGTCGCCGGCGACGACCCCCGTCCCGAGTGGGAGCCGGTGGTCGACCGGCTCTCGGAGCACCACCGCGTCGTCGTCGTCACGGGCGACGGCGAGGCGGCCGCGGCGCGGTTCGCGGCGCACGCCGGCGTCGACGAGGTGTTCACCCGTGTGCGCCCCGAGGCGAAGGTCGCACTCGTCGACCGCCTGCGGACGGACGGCACCGTGGTGTTCGTCGGCGACGGGAGCAACGACGCGCCGGCGCTCGCCGCCGCGGACCTCGGGATCGCGCTCGAATCCGGCACCCCCCTGGCCGTGGACGCCGCCGACGCCGTCGTCACCACCGACGACCTCCACACGGTCGAGACCGTCTTCGACGTGACGCGGGCGACCAGGACCCGGATCCGCGAGAACCTCGCGTGGGCCTTCCTCTACAACGTCGTCGCCATCCCGCTCGCGGCGCTGGGCCTGCTCAATCCGCTGTTCGCCGCCGTCGCCATGGCGACGAGCAGCGTCCTCGTGGTGCTCAACTCGCGCCGCCGCCTGATCGACGACGAGGGACTCGGCCGCGGGACCGACACCGCAGACGACGGGACCGCCGACAGCCGAAGCGGCGACCGGGACGCCACCCGTCTTCCGAGCGGAGGCGACGCCGCATGAGCGTGCTCGGAGCCGGCCTCGGCCGACGCCTCGACGACCACCGGGGGCTGGTCGTCGTCGCCGGCGCGCTCGTCGCCTGTGAGTTGCTCCTGCTCGGAGCGTACTTCGCCGTCTCCACGCGAACCGTGCTCGCGCCGCGGTACGTCCTCTACCCGTTCGTCTGGATCGACGTCGCCGTGCTCGCGGTGCTCGCCGTCGACCGCCCCCGGGCGACGGGACGGCGGCGGCTCCAGGCACTGGCGGTCGCCGTCGGCTACTTCCTCCTCGTGGCGTCGCTCGACGGGACGGTCGGGCTCGGTACCGGCTCCGGCACCCTCCGGCTCCTCCCGCTCTCGCCGGGGTGGGGACCGGCGCTCCTGTACGACGGGGTCGTCCGGCTGGCGCTCCTCCCGTTCAAAGTCGTCGGCTACGCCGTCTTGGCGTACCTCGTCTACCGACTCGTCGCCGACATCGCCGGCTCGGGGATCGTCGGCGGCGCGGTCGGCCTCTTCTCCTGTGTGTCGTGTACGCTCCCGCTCGCCGCCGCCGTCGTCTCGGGGCTCGTCGGCGGGACCGTCGGCCTGACGGCGACGGGTACGTGGTCGTACGACCTCTCGACGCTGGCGTTCGTCGTCAGCGTCGGGTTGCTGGCGTGGCGTCCGACGGTCGGCTCGGTCTCGTGGCTGCGGCGGCGCTGACCGTCCGGGGCGTCGCTCCCGCAGCTCCCGCGGCGTGCCCGCCCGGCGGCCGTGTGGGTCAAGTCGGTCGCGCTCTTTCAGTCGAGCATGAACCTTCGACGACTCGCGAAGACGGTCGGGACCGGGGCCGCCGCTGTCGGTGGCCTCGCCGGCGTCAACCGCGCGCTCGCCGCCCGTGCCGACCCGCTCGACCCACCTCTGTCGGGCGACCACCGCACGTACCGTTGGCGAGGGATGGACGTCGCGTACACCGAGGCCGGACCCGAAGACGCGCCGACGGTCGTGCTTCTCCACGGCATCAACGCCGCGGGCTCCTCCGGCGAGTTCCGGGCGGTGTTCGACGAGTTGGCGGCCGAGTACCACGTCGTCGCGCCGGACCTGCCCGGCTTCGGCTGTTCGGACCGGCCCCCGTTGCAGTACTCCGCGGCGCTGTACGAGGAGTTCGTCGCCGACTTCCTCGCCGAGTACGACTCCCCCGCCGTGCTAGTCTCCTCGCTCACGACCGCGTACGTCGCGAGCGCTCTCGCCGATCCCTACGGTGACGTCTCGGTCTCGCGGCTCGTCGCGGTCTGCCCCACCGCCCGGGGCGGCCCCGACCGGGTGACCTGGGCGCGAGAACTCCTCCGCGCACCCGTCGTCGGCACGGCGCTGTTCAACCTCCTCGGGTCGAAACCATCGATCCGGTACTTCAACGCCGACCACGGCTACTACGACATGGACTCGGTCACGGAGGAGTGGATGGCGTACGAGTGGCGGACCGCCCACCAGCCCAACGCCCGCTTTGCCCCCGCGTCGTTCGTCAGCGGCTTCCTCAACTCGGCGGTCGACCTCGGGGAGGCCCTCCGCGGTCTCGACGTCCCCGTCACGTTCGTCTGGGGCCGCGAGGCCGACATCACGCCGCTCGCCGACGGGCGCGACCTCGCCGAGGACGCGGACGCGCGGCTGGTCGTCATCGACGACGCGAAACTGCTGCCACACGTCGAACACCCGGGTGCCTTCGTAGAGATCGTCCGGGAGGCACTGACCGCGCCCGCGTCGGCCGAGGCGTAACCACGACCCGCCGAGGGTAACGCGACCTCATCACCGTCCCCACACGAGGTCTCTGTCCGCTACCCGGCTACCGCGGGTGGAACGTCAGCATCCGGTTGCCGGTCATCGTGTTCCGGCCGACGGCGAGGCCGACCCGCATGCCGACCGAGATCTCCTCGGGATCGGCCCGGACGATCCCCGTAACACGGACCGGACCGAAGTCCGCGACGGCGGTCATGTACGGCGTCTTCGCCGAGAACGACGGCGCGGCGATCTGTGTCGTGGTGTACGTCTCGACCGTCCCCGACTCGGGGAGGGGTTCCTCGGAGAGCTCCGGGGAGCCGCAGTGCGGACAGCTCCGCCGCGGCGGGAGCGAGCCGTGACCGTTCTCGCAGGCGAGGTAGTACGCCTCGCCTGCTTCGGCGGCGTCGAGGAGGTCGTCGTAGCCGTCGTCGCGGGGTTTCGATCTCATGCGACCACCTCCAGGACGTGGACGACCGCGCTGGCGACCGTCCCGCCCGCGTTGTGGGTCACGCCGACGCCCCCGTCGACGTACTCGCTGTTCGGGTGCGTGCCGGTCAGGAGCCGGTTCATCTCCACGATCTGCGAGGCACCGGTCGCGCCCACGGGGTGGCCCTTGGCCTTCAGACCGCCCGAGAGGTTCACCGGCAGAGAACCCTCTTTCGTCGTCTCGCCGTCGCGCGCGGCCGAGACGGCCTCCCCGGGCTCGTAGAAGCCGAGCGATTCGAGCGCGAGCACCTCGGCGACGGTGAAGCAGTCGTGTACCTCGACGGCGGCGACGTCGTCGGGCGTGATCCCCGCGTCGGCGTACGCCTCCGCGGCGGCACGGTCGGTCGCGGGCGTCCGGTTCAGGTGGGTCCGGTCCTGGAGCGCCATCTTGTCGCCGCCCTGCCCGGTGCCCGTGATCGCGACCGGCGCGTCGATCGCGTGCTCCTCGGCGTACTCGTCGCTACAGAGGACGAGCGCCGCCGCACCGTCGGTGATCGGACAGGAGTCGTACAGACCGACGGGGTCGGAGATCATCGGGGCGTCGAGGTGGTCCTCGACCGTGATCGCCGAACGGTACTGTGCGTACTCGTTCGGGAGCGCGTGGTCGTGGTTCTTCACGGCGACGTGTGCGAAGTCCTCGCGCTCCCCGCCGAACTCCTGGACGTAAGCCCGCTGCATCAGCGCGTACGCCCCGGGGAACGTCATCCCGGCGCGGACCTCGTACAGCTCGTCGGCGGCGATGGCGAGGAACTCCGTCGTGTCCTCCGTCTCCTGGTTCGTCATCCGCTCCATCCCGCCGGCGAGCACGACGTCCGCCCGCCCCGACCGGATCGCCGACACCGCCGCACGCACGGCGACACCCGCGGAGGCACAGGCCTCCTCGTAGCGCGTCGCGGGGCAGTCCAGCCCGGCCGCCTCGGCCATGATGGGTCCCTGGTGGCCCTGGCGCTCGGCGAGTTCGCCCATGAAGTTGCCGTAGGTGAGCTCGTCGAACTCCTCGCGCGAGATCCCGGCGGCCTCGCGCGCGCCGAGCGCCGCCTCGGCGAACAGATCTCGCCCCGTCCGCTCCGGCGTGCTCCCGAAGCGGGTCAAGTCGGCCCCGGCGATGCGAACAGTTGTCATGCATTAACGTACATGTGGTTGTGAATAAAACCCTGTCGATGGGTCTGTACGGAGCCTCACGGTGTTATAGTCCTCCTGATGTATTTCGACGGGATTTGCTGGTATTTTGTTATACTTCGAACTCCAAAGCTAAAACCGCGGTTCGACCGACGGGACTCGACGGGGCTCCCCGCCACCGAACACCGCTCAGTGGAGGTTTCTTCGAACCATGGCATGACTGACAGGAAGCCCACTCGACCGATCGAAACGGTTTCAGCGGCGCTCCCCGAGATGCGGCCATGACCGAGTGGATCGGCGGCACGTTCACTAGCGACGTCGGATGGGACCACCTCGAACGACTCGTCGACATCGGCGACCGCATGACCGGCTCACCGGGCGAACACGAGGCGCTGGCGGCGACGCGCGACGCCCTGGACCAGGTCGGCGCGCGCGACGCGCGCGTCGAGACATTCCCGATCCAGGGATGGGTGCGCGGCGACAGTGCCGTGACCGCGGCGGACCGGACGCTCGCGTCGATCGCGCTCCCGCGCAGTCCCGCTGGGAGCGTCGAGGGCCGTCTCGTCGACCTCGGCGACGGCCTACCCGACGATTTCGACCGTGATCTCGACGGAGCGATCGTCCTGGCCTCCTCCACCGTCCCCGACCACGTCGACCGCTTCATCCACCGTCGCGAGAAGTACTACCGCGCGGTCGAGGCGGGGGCGGCGGGCTTCGTCTTCCGGAACCACGTCCCCGGACAGCTCCCCCCGACGGGGAGCGTCGGGACCGACGATTCGCCCATCGGCGAGATCCCGGCCGTGGGGGTCTCGAAGGAGGTCGGCTCGCGCCTGGCCCGACGCCACGAGGGTGAGCCCGTAGCGGTCACCGTCGACTGCGAGACCCCCGACGCCGACAGCGGGACCGTTCACGCCGACGTCGGGCCCACGACGGACGACGCGGTGTATCTCACGAGCCACGTCGACGCCCACGACATCGCGGAGGGTGCGCTCGACAACGGGGCCGGTACCGCGATGGTCGTCGAACTCGCACGGATCCTCGCGGCGCGGGCCGACGAACTCGACACCAGGGTTCACCTCGCCTGTTTCGGGGCCGAGGAGGTCGGCCTCGTCGGGTCGGGGCACGCGGCCGCCCGCGCGGACGACGTCCGGGCGGTGTGCAACCTCGACGGCGTCTGTGCCGGCCGGACGCTGAAGACGCACGTGGGCGGCTTCGGCGGCCTCGCCGCGGCGTTCGAGACGGTCGCCGGACGGTACGACCACCCCGTCACCGTGGTACCCGAACACCTCCCCCACTCCGACCACTGGCCGTTCGTCGCACGGGGGGTCCCGGGCTGTATGGTCTCCGCCGAGACCGGCGACCGGGGACGGGGCTGGGGCCACACTGAAGCCGACACGCTCGATAAACTCGAACGCCGGACGTTTCGGGAACAGGCCGTCCTCCTGGCCGACGTCGTGGTCGAACTCGCCCGCGCCGACGCCGACCTCGCGCCCGTTGCCGTCGAGGAGATCGCCGCCGCGATCGACGCCCAGGGCGAAGCCGAAGGGATGAGACTGACCGGCGACTGGCCGTTCTGAGCCCGCCGTCGTGACGCGAGCGCCGAACCGCGGGGACTTTTATCGGCGCGAGCGAAGCGCCATCGTAATGGCTGTGACGCCTGCTGGGGAGGCCGAATGTCGCTGACAGTCGCACGTCGCGGCGACGTTTCCCTCGCCGAGGTGGTCGGGGACGCACCGGTCGACGTCGCCGCCGTCGGTCGGGAAACGGCGGCCGATCTCCTGCTCGCCGTCGGCGAACCCGCGGTCCGGACCCTCGCCGCCGACCCGCCGCCGGTCCCCACCCTTCTCGTCGGTGCCGACGTCGGGCCACACGGGGTCGCCGTCGACCGGGTCGGCGCGGCGCTCCGCGCGCTCGCGATCGAGCCGTCGCGGCTCGAACGGACCCGCGCGCATCCGCGCCTCGCGGTCACCGTCGACAGCATCCGGGCCGAAGCCGTGCTCGACGTAGCGCTCGTGACGAGCGAGGCGGCCCGGATCTCCGAGTACACCGTCGGCGAACTCGCGTCGTTCCGCGCCGACGGCGTCGTCGTCGCCACGCCGGTCGGGAGCGCCGGCTACGGCCACGCCGCCGGCGGGCCGGTCCTCACGACGGAAGCCGGCCTCGCGGTCGTCCCCATCTCGCCGTACACGACGCGTCCCAGCACGTGGGTGACCGACGCGCCGGTGACGCTGTCGGTCGAGCGCGACGAGACGCCCGTGTCGCTCGTCGTCGACGGCGTCGCCCGTCGGGAGGTCGGCGTCGACGACCCGGTCCGGATCGACGTAGCCGGGGTCGTCGACCTGATCCGGCCGCCCTGCTCGCCCGACGACGCGCGTAGATTGGAAAAACTCTAATGAGTACCTGCCCGAACGTCGGGTATGCAACCGCTACAGTTCCTCGTCCCGCTCGACCCACTGGTCGCGGCGGAGTCGATAATCCCGTTCGTCGTGCTCGCGCTGGTGGTGGCGAACATGGTGACGCGTCTCCTCGCACATCGCACGCATGTCAGGCAGGCCGAGGAGGGCGACGACGAACTCGTCTCGCGGTACACGCCCCACACGGTCACGACCGTGCTGCTCATCCTCACGTCGTTCGCGTTCCTGATCGTCGCCCCACACGGCGGCATGGTGATGTCCGTCCTCGTGCTCGGGGTCTTCCTCGCGGACTTCTTCGAGTTCGAGTCCCGCAAGGTGGAAGCGCGTAACGAGATGACGATTGAACGCCCGAAGGCGGCCCTCACGGCCTCGTTCGTGGCGCTTCTGTACGCCGGGTTCCAGAGTCTCTTCTTCGTCGTCGAGCCCATCTGGACGGCGATCATCTGAGCCTCCGCCGGCCGTTCCGGCCGCGCCGTCGCTTCGGTCTCTGTCCCCGTCTCGTTCCCCCGTGATTACCGCACCAGAGAGCACGGGATGTCCCCCCTCGCCGCGTCGTCGTGCGGACTGGTGACTGCGTCGGTCCCTGGGACGGTAAACGGGCCACAGAGTTCACTCCGAGTCTGCACAGTCCACTGAAAGCGGAGCGGACGCGTCCTGCGTCACAGAGGACGAGACGGACGAGCGGGGCAGTGAAGCCACGTACTCTCCGCCGAGTCGTCGCCCGGACCGGTCGCTCGGTCGCCCACACCATCGAATCGCGTGCCGCGTGGGGCCGTGAACGAGACGGGCTTCCGACCCCGGTGGCGTCCCGTGGATGGCCAAACCCGCGCCGCGTGCGCCGTGGAGTCTCGTCGGAGACGGCGGGCTCACACTGCGGTCGGTGGCGGGAAGAGCGGTCGATCCGTGAACGCTGACAGCGCACGCTTTCGCGTGGTCGGCGAAGCCAGAGCCGCAGAACGTGAGGGGGCCGTACCGGCCGGGCGATTACTGCGCGCGGCGGTTCTCGATCGCCTTTCGGGCCTGTCGACCCGCGGGGATCAGCACCCAGAACGTCAGTGCCCCGATGAGCGTGAACCAGAAGAAGACGTCCATCAGCGCAACGCCGAGCGAGTTGTACAGGTCCATCCCCCCGTCCGACACTGGCGCGACGAGCTGCTGGGTGCTCTCGAAGCTCGTCGTCCGGTACCAGCTCGCGAGGACGAGCCACGCGAGGCCGCCGCCGGTGAAGATGCCGAGCCCTTTGATGAATTCGTCAGCCATTGTCCTCACCTTCGTCGGCGTCCTCTTGAGACTTTCCCATCCCCTCGGCACGGAACCGGGTCGCGATCGTGTAGACGCCCGCACCGAACCCGATGACGAGCAGGCCACAGACGGCCAACACGGTGCTCAACACCCCCGTCGGAACCGAGAGCCCGACCGCGCCGAGACCGCCCGCGATGATCGCCCGCAGGAAGCTCACCTGGAGCGTCGCCGCGTCGAGCAGGAAGAAGCCGGCGACGACGGTGACGACCGCGATGAGCGTCGAGAACACGGTGATCGTCTTGTACAGCCGCATCGGCACCTCGATGTCGCGCCGCCCGCGCCGGCCGGTCCCCTCGCTGGTCGGCTGTGTGGTGTCTGTGTCGGAGGTCATCGGTGAACGAAAGCGTGTATTCCGCGAGCCGCGGCGGTTATTTCGGCGGACGCAGGCGGTAGTAGCGACGGTTGAGGTCGTACATGTACCCCTCGCGCATCGTCTTCAGCACCGCGTAGGCGACGATCCCCGCGACGACGGGCAGGAGGAACGTCAGGTCGAACAGCAGGTCGACGTTCATCGGCATGAGGTTCTTCACCGACAGCAGCGAGATGGTGAAGGCGAAGACGATGCCGAGCACGCCGACGGCGGCCCAGAACGGCTGCTCGACGGGTCTGCGCGCGCTCCCTTTGTTGAGGAAGGGAACGATGGCGACGAAGCCGACGACGACCAGGTTAGCGAGCACGCCGTACGTCCGGTCGGCCATGATCTTCTGCCCGCCGAGGATGGCGAGCTCGGGGTTGAGCGGGTTGAGCTTGAGCAGGCCGAACGACCAGTACAGATACCAGTCGGGCAGGATGATCGCCGGTGTCGACGAGGGGTTCGCCGGCGGGCCGATGTGTGGCGGCATCGTCGCCGACAGGAAGAGGATCATCCCCACGAAAAAGGACGTGATCGAGAGGTTA
This Salinigranum marinum DNA region includes the following protein-coding sequences:
- a CDS encoding cation-translocating P-type ATPase, whose amino-acid sequence is MTDHCTLCDLPTPDPPVTADGVDGRFCCQGCLVVARTLDDPAAADVDPEEARTALAPDAPDSDEDRGEDAPDDGVDSYLAVDGMHCATCEAFVESRLDNEPGVYGADASYASGLVKISHRPDRPPTEIAELIDGLGYRAHEVSAETEPDDDDGDVGRLLVGGFFGMMTMLWYVLFLYPTYLGVDASLLLFDVSSPAGTYLVANVWVMATIVLVYTGFPILRGAYVSLRAGQPNMDLLVATAATTAYVYSTVLGLLGRTHLYFDITVVVVLAVSIGGYYESRLREAAADSLRDLSERRVSEARIRSADGTETVPVDAIGEGDEVVVRAGESVPVDGTVVEGTGAVDESLVTGESRPVRREPGDAVVGGSRLRDGGVVVAADAEATRTLDRLVDLQWELRTRSGAQRLADRIARVFVPLIFALAAVAGGAHLLVGATPTAALLTALTVLVVSCPCALGLATPMAVAGGVREALSHGIVVRSGELFERATDADVVAFDKTGTLTTGRMAVRTVEGADETLAVAAALERFADHPVADAVVARAAADGVAVPTDTDDTGDAGAPTAAPATDGGLAVTDVETHPGQGVSGTVGGRRALVGSADLFTDRDWTVPDRLRARATEARDAGVVPALVGWDGAARGVVVAGDDPRPEWEPVVDRLSEHHRVVVVTGDGEAAAARFAAHAGVDEVFTRVRPEAKVALVDRLRTDGTVVFVGDGSNDAPALAAADLGIALESGTPLAVDAADAVVTTDDLHTVETVFDVTRATRTRIRENLAWAFLYNVVAIPLAALGLLNPLFAAVAMATSSVLVVLNSRRRLIDDEGLGRGTDTADDGTADSRSGDRDATRLPSGGDAA
- a CDS encoding DUF7546 family protein, coding for MSVLGAGLGRRLDDHRGLVVVAGALVACELLLLGAYFAVSTRTVLAPRYVLYPFVWIDVAVLAVLAVDRPRATGRRRLQALAVAVGYFLLVASLDGTVGLGTGSGTLRLLPLSPGWGPALLYDGVVRLALLPFKVVGYAVLAYLVYRLVADIAGSGIVGGAVGLFSCVSCTLPLAAAVVSGLVGGTVGLTATGTWSYDLSTLAFVVSVGLLAWRPTVGSVSWLRRR
- a CDS encoding alpha/beta hydrolase; its protein translation is MNLRRLAKTVGTGAAAVGGLAGVNRALAARADPLDPPLSGDHRTYRWRGMDVAYTEAGPEDAPTVVLLHGINAAGSSGEFRAVFDELAAEYHVVAPDLPGFGCSDRPPLQYSAALYEEFVADFLAEYDSPAVLVSSLTTAYVASALADPYGDVSVSRLVAVCPTARGGPDRVTWARELLRAPVVGTALFNLLGSKPSIRYFNADHGYYDMDSVTEEWMAYEWRTAHQPNARFAPASFVSGFLNSAVDLGEALRGLDVPVTFVWGREADITPLADGRDLAEDADARLVVIDDAKLLPHVEHPGAFVEIVREALTAPASAEA
- a CDS encoding Zn-ribbon domain-containing OB-fold protein, translated to MRSKPRDDGYDDLLDAAEAGEAYYLACENGHGSLPPRRSCPHCGSPELSEEPLPESGTVETYTTTQIAAPSFSAKTPYMTAVADFGPVRVTGIVRADPEEISVGMRVGLAVGRNTMTGNRMLTFHPR
- a CDS encoding thiolase C-terminal domain-containing protein — encoded protein: MTTVRIAGADLTRFGSTPERTGRDLFAEAALGAREAAGISREEFDELTYGNFMGELAERQGHQGPIMAEAAGLDCPATRYEEACASAGVAVRAAVSAIRSGRADVVLAGGMERMTNQETEDTTEFLAIAADELYEVRAGMTFPGAYALMQRAYVQEFGGEREDFAHVAVKNHDHALPNEYAQYRSAITVEDHLDAPMISDPVGLYDSCPITDGAAALVLCSDEYAEEHAIDAPVAITGTGQGGDKMALQDRTHLNRTPATDRAAAEAYADAGITPDDVAAVEVHDCFTVAEVLALESLGFYEPGEAVSAARDGETTKEGSLPVNLSGGLKAKGHPVGATGASQIVEMNRLLTGTHPNSEYVDGGVGVTHNAGGTVASAVVHVLEVVA
- a CDS encoding M28 family peptidase produces the protein MTEWIGGTFTSDVGWDHLERLVDIGDRMTGSPGEHEALAATRDALDQVGARDARVETFPIQGWVRGDSAVTAADRTLASIALPRSPAGSVEGRLVDLGDGLPDDFDRDLDGAIVLASSTVPDHVDRFIHRREKYYRAVEAGAAGFVFRNHVPGQLPPTGSVGTDDSPIGEIPAVGVSKEVGSRLARRHEGEPVAVTVDCETPDADSGTVHADVGPTTDDAVYLTSHVDAHDIAEGALDNGAGTAMVVELARILAARADELDTRVHLACFGAEEVGLVGSGHAAARADDVRAVCNLDGVCAGRTLKTHVGGFGGLAAAFETVAGRYDHPVTVVPEHLPHSDHWPFVARGVPGCMVSAETGDRGRGWGHTEADTLDKLERRTFREQAVLLADVVVELARADADLAPVAVEEIAAAIDAQGEAEGMRLTGDWPF
- a CDS encoding DUF7313 family protein; protein product: MQPLQFLVPLDPLVAAESIIPFVVLALVVANMVTRLLAHRTHVRQAEEGDDELVSRYTPHTVTTVLLILTSFAFLIVAPHGGMVMSVLVLGVFLADFFEFESRKVEARNEMTIERPKAALTASFVALLYAGFQSLFFVVEPIWTAII
- a CDS encoding DUF7314 family protein → MADEFIKGLGIFTGGGLAWLVLASWYRTTSFESTQQLVAPVSDGGMDLYNSLGVALMDVFFWFTLIGALTFWVLIPAGRQARKAIENRRAQ
- a CDS encoding DUF7315 family membrane protein — its product is MTSDTDTTQPTSEGTGRRGRRDIEVPMRLYKTITVFSTLIAVVTVVAGFFLLDAATLQVSFLRAIIAGGLGAVGLSVPTGVLSTVLAVCGLLVIGFGAGVYTIATRFRAEGMGKSQEDADEGEDNG
- a CDS encoding cytochrome bc complex cytochrome b subunit is translated as MSNQDTPTEDENEPMADGSGSLAVPPDDETPTWGERKARKTGLSRLTYEYFERARREDQDLRQESTYVERDVLGFPTWPHEVIRNLSITSFFVGMILFLSATMPPHIGPPANPSSTPAIILPDWYLYWSFGLLKLNPLNPELAILGGQKIMADRTYGVLANLVVVGFVAIVPFLNKGSARRPVEQPFWAAVGVLGIVFAFTISLLSVKNLMPMNVDLLFDLTFLLPVVAGIVAYAVLKTMREGYMYDLNRRYYRLRPPK